One stretch of Filifactor alocis ATCC 35896 DNA includes these proteins:
- the gctB gene encoding glutaconate CoA-transferase subunit B, with the protein MANYKNYTNKEMQAVTIAKTIEDGQIVIVGTGLPLIGASLAKRCFAPNCNLIVESGLMDCAPIEVPRSVGDNRLMAHCAVQWPNVRFIGFETNEWLHDENRMIAFIGGAQIDPYGNVNSTCIGDYHNPKTRFTGSGGANGIATFVNTVIMMQHEKRRFIDKIDYVTSPGWIDGPDGRAKLGLPSNRGPMAVVTDRGVLKFDEKTKRMYLAGYYPTSSPEDVIENTGFDIDVSRAVLLDAPDENVIRMIREEIDPGQAFIKVPVEE; encoded by the coding sequence ATGGCGAACTACAAAAATTATACAAATAAAGAAATGCAAGCAGTTACAATTGCAAAAACAATTGAAGACGGACAAATTGTTATTGTTGGAACAGGACTTCCGTTGATTGGAGCTTCTCTTGCAAAAAGATGCTTTGCTCCAAACTGTAATTTGATTGTGGAAAGTGGATTGATGGACTGTGCACCAATCGAGGTTCCAAGAAGTGTTGGGGACAACCGTTTAATGGCACACTGTGCTGTACAATGGCCAAATGTTCGTTTCATCGGATTCGAAACAAATGAATGGTTACATGATGAAAACAGAATGATTGCTTTTATCGGCGGAGCACAAATTGACCCATACGGAAATGTAAACTCTACATGTATCGGAGATTATCATAATCCAAAAACAAGATTTACAGGTAGTGGTGGAGCAAACGGTATTGCTACATTTGTAAATACAGTTATCATGATGCAACACGAAAAACGTCGCTTCATTGACAAAATTGATTATGTAACAAGCCCTGGTTGGATTGACGGACCGGATGGACGTGCTAAATTAGGTCTTCCTTCAAACAGAGGACCGATGGCAGTTGTTACTGATCGCGGCGTTTTGAAATTTGATGAAAAAACAAAACGTATGTATCTTGCCGGATATTATCCAACCTCTTCTCCGGAAGATGTAATTGAAAATACAGGATTTGATATTGATGTATCCAGAGCTGTATTATTAGATGCTCCGGATGAAAATGTTATTCGTATGATTCGTGAAGAAATTGACCCGGGACAAGCATTTATTAAAGTTCCTGTAGAAGAATAA
- a CDS encoding DUF2974 domain-containing protein, which translates to MNNIISYAESIFETFEEKPLSEVDSLILSWLSYVNIPKEISGAHTDEGIRLQELFCAEHFDEMFAHIWDEKSCRKLFFHLASSPRFRDIVVCNYVKMKDVNIQKEFCAVTFRLTSDMSYVSFRGTEPTLLGWKEDFNMAFQSPIPSQEEARRYVNSLKNSEGRKLILGGHSKGGNLAVYAAATVSEELQSKIERIYSHDGPGFTEEFLNTKGYANIEDRIVRMIPQTSIIGVLLEHKEDFVVVKSNRTGILQHDFFSWIVKDDGFEILDEVTVGSKYAERTIKQWVSGMKPEERALFVDEIYEILNIDEVIYVSDLKTNLFSKLYSILQATGKTSPETKEFLRQSVRGLVDIGIKNVPTIFKS; encoded by the coding sequence ATGAACAATATTATTTCTTATGCAGAAAGTATATTTGAAACTTTTGAAGAAAAACCGTTATCTGAAGTGGATAGTTTGATTTTGTCGTGGTTATCTTATGTTAATATCCCAAAGGAAATTTCCGGAGCTCATACGGATGAAGGAATTCGACTGCAAGAATTGTTTTGTGCAGAACACTTTGATGAAATGTTTGCACATATTTGGGATGAAAAAAGCTGCCGAAAATTATTTTTTCATCTTGCATCCAGTCCGAGGTTTCGAGATATCGTTGTTTGCAATTATGTAAAAATGAAAGATGTGAATATACAGAAAGAATTTTGTGCTGTCACATTTCGATTGACATCTGATATGAGCTATGTTTCTTTTCGTGGAACGGAACCGACTTTGTTAGGTTGGAAAGAGGATTTTAACATGGCGTTTCAATCTCCTATTCCTTCGCAAGAGGAGGCAAGAAGATATGTTAACAGCCTCAAAAATTCGGAAGGAAGAAAACTGATTTTGGGTGGACATTCCAAAGGAGGGAATCTGGCTGTCTATGCGGCGGCTACAGTTTCGGAAGAATTGCAATCAAAAATAGAACGGATTTATTCACATGACGGTCCCGGATTTACCGAAGAATTCCTGAATACCAAAGGGTACGCCAATATTGAAGACCGTATTGTTCGAATGATTCCGCAAACATCTATCATCGGAGTGCTGTTGGAACACAAAGAAGATTTTGTGGTGGTAAAAAGTAATCGAACAGGAATTTTGCAACATGATTTTTTTTCTTGGATTGTAAAGGATGACGGTTTTGAAATTTTGGATGAAGTGACAGTAGGCTCGAAATACGCAGAACGCACAATTAAGCAATGGGTATCCGGAATGAAACCTGAAGAAAGAGCATTGTTTGTTGACGAAATCTATGAAATACTGAATATAGATGAAGTGATTTATGTCTCTGATTTAAAAACAAACCTATTCTCTAAATTGTATAGTATTTTACAAGCAACAGGAAAAACTTCTCCCGAGACCAAAGAGTTTTTGCGTCAATCTGTCAGAGGTTTGGTGGATATCGGAATTAAGAATGTTCCTACCATATTTAAATCATAA
- a CDS encoding OadG family protein gives MWIGEVNLANAFTISAMGLSTVFLTLISLAIAVIVVSKVLLALGIGKKEEPKASATPAAAAKTTVATDENDETYAAIVAAVSEEMKLPVDKFRIVEITEIA, from the coding sequence ATGTGGATAGGTGAAGTCAATTTGGCGAATGCTTTTACGATTTCTGCGATGGGGCTTTCAACTGTATTTTTGACGCTGATTTCGTTGGCGATTGCAGTTATTGTTGTATCAAAGGTATTGCTTGCTTTAGGAATTGGAAAAAAAGAAGAGCCAAAAGCGAGTGCTACGCCTGCTGCTGCTGCGAAAACAACGGTGGCAACAGATGAAAATGACGAAACTTATGCAGCAATTGTAGCAGCGGTCAGTGAAGAAATGAAACTGCCGGTAGATAAGTTTAGAATTGTGGAAATCACAGAAATTGCTTAA
- a CDS encoding acyl-CoA carboxylase subunit beta, with amino-acid sequence MGEYSMRSYFQQMPTVGKPLVAPNAENEELLRAVEEEIRNLIFEAQSAGRSDESLNESGQLTAMQRIEMLVDEGTWCPLNSLFDPAGNKHHSTAIIKGLARIEGKWAVVVASDNKKLAGAWIPGQAENLLRASDTAKILGIPLVYVLNCSGVKLDEQEKVYANRRGGGTPFYRNAELAQMGIPVIVGIYGTNPAGGGYHSISPTILIAHKDANMAVGGAGILGGMNPKGYIDQEGAEQIIQSNLNAVKQAPPGAIGVHYAETGFFREVYEEEEGVIAGIRKYMSYQPAYDLEFFRVDDPKPPQLDPEELYSIVPMNPKRAYNMYDVLGRIFDNSEFMEFKKGYGPEMITGFAKMDGLLVGVVANTQGLLMNYPEYKQNSVGMGGKLYRQGLIKMNEFVTLCARDRVPMVWIQDTTGIDVGDDAERAELLGLGQSLIYSIENSGIPQMEITLRKGTAAAHYVLGGPQGNNTNAFSLGTAATEIYVMSGETASVAMFSRRLVKDYKAGEPLDGTIEKMNKLIEAYTAKSRPSFCAQQGMVDEIVDMPMLRNYIHAFTNAAYQNPRSICAMHQMLTPRVMRDFETFTK; translated from the coding sequence ATGGGAGAATATTCAATGAGATCATATTTTCAACAAATGCCTACAGTAGGGAAACCGCTTGTAGCGCCAAATGCTGAAAATGAAGAATTATTAAGAGCAGTAGAAGAAGAAATCAGAAACCTTATTTTTGAAGCACAATCTGCAGGTCGTTCCGATGAATCTTTGAACGAATCCGGTCAATTGACTGCTATGCAAAGAATTGAAATGTTAGTTGATGAAGGAACATGGTGTCCATTAAACAGTTTGTTTGATCCTGCAGGAAATAAACATCATTCTACAGCTATTATCAAAGGTTTAGCTAGAATTGAGGGAAAATGGGCAGTTGTTGTTGCTTCTGACAACAAAAAATTAGCAGGAGCTTGGATTCCGGGACAAGCTGAAAATCTTCTTCGTGCATCCGACACTGCAAAAATTTTAGGGATTCCATTGGTATATGTTCTAAACTGTAGTGGCGTAAAATTGGATGAACAAGAAAAAGTGTACGCAAACCGTCGTGGTGGTGGTACACCGTTCTATAGAAATGCTGAATTAGCACAAATGGGTATTCCTGTAATCGTAGGTATTTACGGAACTAACCCTGCAGGTGGTGGATATCACAGTATCAGTCCTACTATCCTAATTGCTCATAAAGATGCAAACATGGCAGTAGGTGGAGCGGGAATCTTAGGAGGAATGAATCCAAAAGGATATATTGATCAAGAAGGTGCTGAACAAATCATTCAGTCTAACTTGAATGCAGTGAAACAAGCGCCTCCGGGAGCAATAGGTGTTCACTATGCCGAAACAGGATTCTTCAGAGAAGTATATGAAGAAGAAGAGGGCGTAATTGCAGGAATTCGCAAATATATGAGCTATCAACCTGCTTATGATTTAGAGTTCTTCCGTGTAGATGACCCAAAACCTCCACAATTGGATCCTGAAGAATTATACAGTATTGTTCCAATGAATCCAAAAAGAGCATACAATATGTATGATGTACTTGGAAGAATCTTTGACAACAGTGAATTCATGGAATTCAAAAAAGGATATGGACCTGAAATGATTACCGGATTCGCTAAGATGGACGGATTGTTGGTTGGGGTTGTTGCCAATACACAAGGACTTTTGATGAACTACCCTGAATACAAACAAAACTCTGTTGGTATGGGTGGAAAACTATATCGTCAAGGTTTAATCAAAATGAACGAATTTGTTACATTATGTGCAAGAGATAGAGTTCCAATGGTTTGGATTCAAGATACAACAGGAATTGATGTAGGAGACGATGCAGAGAGAGCAGAATTGTTAGGCTTAGGACAATCTTTGATTTACTCCATCGAAAACTCCGGAATTCCACAAATGGAAATTACACTGCGTAAAGGTACAGCTGCAGCTCACTATGTACTTGGAGGACCTCAAGGAAATAATACAAATGCATTCTCTTTGGGAACAGCGGCTACAGAAATTTATGTAATGTCAGGTGAAACAGCATCTGTTGCAATGTTCTCCAGACGTTTAGTAAAAGACTATAAAGCAGGAGAACCATTAGACGGAACAATTGAAAAAATGAATAAATTGATTGAAGCATACACAGCAAAATCAAGACCAAGTTTCTGTGCACAACAAGGTATGGTTGATGAAATTGTTGATATGCCGATGTTAAGAAATTATATTCATGCATTTACAAATGCAGCTTATCAAAATCCAAGATCTATTTGTGCAATGCATCAAATGTTGACACCTCGTGTAATGCGTGATTTTGAAACTTTTACAAAATAA
- a CDS encoding biotin/lipoyl-containing protein has protein sequence MKYVVTINGKQYDVEVEKVSGGYKPMSMGAKAAPAAPAPAAPAPAPAPAAPKAAPVSAGDNTVTSPMPGTILGVKVKEGDAVKAGQLVIILEAMKMENEIVAPADGVVASVAVKEGDTVETDATLVVLK, from the coding sequence ATGAAATATGTAGTAACTATTAACGGAAAGCAATACGATGTAGAAGTAGAAAAAGTGAGTGGCGGATATAAACCGATGTCAATGGGAGCAAAAGCAGCACCTGCAGCACCGGCACCTGCAGCACCAGCACCAGCACCGGCACCTGCAGCACCAAAAGCAGCTCCTGTATCTGCGGGAGACAACACTGTAACAAGCCCAATGCCGGGAACAATTCTTGGAGTAAAAGTAAAAGAAGGCGATGCAGTGAAAGCAGGACAACTAGTTATTATTTTGGAAGCTATGAAAATGGAAAATGAAATTGTAGCACCTGCAGACGGTGTTGTAGCATCTGTTGCAGTAAAAGAAGGCGACACAGTAGAAACTGATGCAACATTAGTAGTATTGAAATAA
- a CDS encoding acyl-CoA dehydratase activase — MGDTVYTMGVDIGSTASKAIILENGKKILDTITIDVGAGTSGPSRAINGVLEKCGLKREDIQYVVGTGYGRNSLEEADFQMSELSCHARGAYFLFPRVHTIIDIGGQDAKALRIGENGMLDNFVMNDKCAAGTGRFLDVIAGVLEVGVGDLQDLDEKATKEVTISSTCTVFAESEVISQLAKGTKIEDIVRGIHSSIASRVGSLAKRVGIQDDVVMTGGVALNKGMVRALEKNIGHKIQTSQYCQLNGALGAALFAYQKYQAALRKGEK; from the coding sequence ATGGGGGATACAGTTTATACGATGGGAGTTGACATTGGTTCAACAGCTTCCAAGGCTATTATTTTAGAAAACGGTAAAAAAATTCTGGATACCATTACGATTGATGTAGGAGCAGGAACTTCAGGTCCTTCTCGCGCAATTAACGGTGTTTTGGAAAAATGCGGATTAAAGAGAGAGGACATTCAGTATGTTGTAGGAACAGGATATGGAAGAAACTCTTTAGAAGAAGCAGATTTCCAAATGTCAGAGCTTTCTTGTCACGCAAGAGGAGCATACTTTTTATTTCCAAGAGTGCATACTATCATCGATATAGGTGGACAAGATGCAAAAGCATTGAGAATCGGAGAAAACGGAATGTTAGATAATTTTGTTATGAATGACAAATGTGCTGCCGGAACAGGACGTTTCTTGGATGTTATTGCGGGAGTTCTTGAAGTGGGCGTAGGTGACTTGCAAGATTTAGATGAAAAAGCAACAAAAGAAGTTACAATCAGTTCTACTTGTACAGTTTTTGCTGAATCAGAAGTTATTTCTCAATTAGCAAAAGGAACAAAAATTGAAGATATTGTAAGAGGAATTCACTCTTCTATTGCAAGTCGTGTAGGAAGTTTGGCAAAACGCGTGGGAATTCAAGATGATGTTGTTATGACCGGTGGAGTTGCTCTGAACAAAGGTATGGTTCGAGCATTAGAAAAGAATATTGGTCATAAGATTCAAACAAGTCAATATTGCCAATTAAACGGTGCATTAGGTGCAGCATTATTTGCTTATCAAAAATATCAAGCAGCATTGCGTAAAGGTGAAAAATAA
- a CDS encoding DUF4153 domain-containing protein: MRGIEKIKQTFENLNKSVIRFPITMTCSVIMTIYLILEIKNGWFLSYNPMIETLLTGILLSINLHLFEERWLCDMQDRNRKRIFRAILWIAGGAFICCVHFILLNPVEGDTLGIHEKDRIYFGLNLFLIISSAYISKIRRNEGYVVYIFEIIGSFAKALVYSIVMYLGVAAIIFTLVHLLELPLYSEIYGYMASAVFNLFLLAVFLSDFPDSNDEFQGYEMVRAWRVLLLSIVVPLLSIYTVILYIYFAKIIVLSRWPNGLVAHLVLWYGMFSVAIVFFLSALQENKPFLKKFSIFYSVAMLPLLCMMFISVWIRVKEYGITENRYYVIMAGVWVCSSVLYYIRHYVKKQDSSLIFIPIILSVAVLISSVGPMSAYRVEKRGQVHELVKVLQRNDMIQDGKIVPKYDLREDEQERISELVSYIMANHKFEDIPNMPCSEKDYSFEKVFGFAEKWTDYWEDPESSFVERVNIGFYGNEYDKVEDISEFDRKYNVSFYSPGPEDNDMQDQKPFIVRKEDGLVLYFYDLGDKVYTEKIPFDELYEQVSDLEKRQEKGEEVERYLEYEGEDMKYRLVIEGIMLERIKEEGKDSKVYKECNIQGDIYYRLKK, translated from the coding sequence ATGAGAGGTATAGAAAAAATAAAACAAACTTTTGAAAATTTAAACAAAAGTGTCATTCGATTTCCAATCACTATGACATGTTCTGTTATTATGACGATTTATTTGATTTTGGAAATTAAAAACGGATGGTTTTTATCATACAACCCAATGATAGAAACTCTTTTGACGGGAATACTCTTATCAATCAATCTCCATCTTTTTGAGGAAAGATGGTTGTGCGACATGCAAGATCGAAACAGAAAAAGAATCTTTCGTGCAATTTTGTGGATTGCAGGAGGAGCTTTTATTTGTTGCGTACATTTTATTTTACTCAACCCTGTTGAAGGAGATACTCTAGGTATACATGAAAAAGACAGAATTTACTTCGGGTTGAATTTGTTTTTAATCATATCATCAGCCTATATTTCCAAAATTAGAAGAAACGAAGGATATGTGGTTTATATCTTTGAAATAATAGGAAGTTTTGCAAAAGCTTTAGTATACTCCATTGTGATGTATTTAGGAGTTGCCGCAATTATTTTTACTTTGGTTCATTTGTTGGAGCTTCCTCTATATTCTGAGATTTATGGATATATGGCAAGCGCGGTATTCAATCTCTTTTTGTTGGCGGTCTTTTTATCCGATTTTCCGGATTCCAATGATGAATTTCAAGGTTATGAAATGGTTCGAGCGTGGAGAGTTCTTCTGTTATCTATTGTTGTTCCGTTGCTTAGTATTTATACAGTCATTCTATACATCTATTTTGCGAAAATCATCGTATTGAGCCGGTGGCCGAACGGTTTGGTTGCTCACTTGGTACTTTGGTATGGAATGTTCAGTGTGGCGATTGTATTTTTCTTATCTGCTTTGCAAGAAAACAAGCCTTTTTTGAAAAAATTTTCTATTTTTTACAGTGTAGCAATGTTACCGCTTCTGTGTATGATGTTTATTTCTGTTTGGATAAGAGTGAAAGAGTATGGTATTACTGAGAATAGATACTATGTCATCATGGCAGGAGTTTGGGTATGCAGTAGTGTATTGTATTATATAAGACATTATGTAAAAAAACAGGATAGTTCTTTGATTTTTATTCCTATTATATTATCTGTAGCAGTGTTGATTTCTTCTGTCGGACCTATGAGTGCATATCGTGTAGAAAAAAGAGGTCAAGTTCATGAATTGGTGAAGGTACTGCAAAGAAATGACATGATTCAAGATGGGAAAATTGTTCCTAAATATGATTTGAGAGAAGATGAGCAAGAAAGAATATCGGAATTAGTTTCCTATATTATGGCAAATCACAAATTTGAAGATATTCCGAATATGCCATGTAGCGAAAAAGATTATTCTTTCGAAAAAGTGTTTGGTTTTGCTGAGAAATGGACTGACTATTGGGAAGATCCGGAGTCTTCTTTTGTTGAAAGAGTAAATATAGGTTTTTATGGAAATGAGTACGATAAGGTAGAAGATATTTCTGAGTTTGATCGAAAATACAATGTCAGCTTTTATTCTCCCGGTCCGGAAGATAATGATATGCAAGACCAAAAACCTTTTATTGTCAGAAAAGAAGATGGATTAGTACTTTATTTCTATGATTTAGGAGATAAGGTTTATACAGAAAAAATTCCGTTTGACGAGCTCTATGAACAGGTAAGTGATTTGGAAAAGAGACAAGAAAAGGGAGAAGAAGTGGAACGGTATCTTGAATATGAAGGCGAAGATATGAAATATCGTTTAGTAATTGAAGGCATTATGTTGGAGAGAATTAAGGAAGAAGGAAAAGATTCTAAAGTTTATAAAGAATGCAACATACAGGGTGATATTTATTACCGTTTGAAAAAGTAG
- a CDS encoding sodium ion-translocating decarboxylase subunit beta has translation MNFLEVMKALLQQSGFAALTIQNVIMFIVSFLLLYCAIAKKFEPLLLLPIAFGVMLANLPSAGLMYEGSNIYEHGVLRVIQIGIKTNVFPCLIFMGVGAMTDFGPLIANPISLLLGAAAQLGIYTAFTLAIATGLFTGPEGAAIGIIGGADGPTSIFLANALAPHLMAPIAVAAYSYMALIPMIQPPIMRLLTTEKERKIKMGQLRKVSKVEKIIFPIVVVVFCSLLLPSVAPLLGMLMLGNLFRESGVVARLSDTAQNALINIVTIMLGVTVGATANGELFLRLETLAIVAMGLFAFAFSTVGGILLGKLLCVVTGGKINPLIGSAGVSAVPMAARVSQVEGAKANPTNFLLMHAMGPNVAGVIGSAVAAGFFLLMFG, from the coding sequence ATGAACTTTTTAGAAGTCATGAAAGCCCTGTTACAACAATCCGGTTTTGCTGCATTAACAATTCAAAATGTAATAATGTTTATCGTTTCTTTTCTATTGCTTTATTGTGCAATTGCTAAGAAATTCGAACCATTATTGTTATTGCCAATCGCATTTGGTGTAATGTTAGCGAACTTACCATCAGCAGGGCTAATGTATGAAGGAAGCAACATTTATGAACACGGTGTATTAAGAGTAATACAAATCGGGATTAAAACAAATGTATTCCCATGTTTGATTTTCATGGGTGTAGGTGCAATGACAGACTTCGGTCCGTTGATTGCGAACCCAATCAGTTTGTTATTAGGAGCGGCAGCTCAATTAGGTATCTATACAGCATTTACACTTGCAATCGCAACCGGATTATTCACCGGGCCTGAAGGAGCGGCAATTGGAATTATCGGAGGAGCGGATGGTCCTACATCAATCTTCCTTGCAAATGCTTTGGCACCACATTTGATGGCTCCGATTGCAGTGGCGGCATATTCTTATATGGCGTTGATTCCTATGATTCAACCGCCGATTATGAGATTGTTGACAACAGAAAAAGAAAGAAAAATCAAAATGGGACAATTAAGAAAAGTTTCTAAAGTAGAAAAAATTATTTTCCCGATTGTCGTAGTTGTATTCTGTTCATTATTATTACCTTCTGTAGCACCACTACTTGGTATGCTTATGTTAGGGAACTTATTTAGAGAATCCGGTGTAGTAGCAAGATTGTCCGATACTGCACAAAACGCTTTAATTAACATTGTAACTATCATGCTTGGTGTTACAGTTGGAGCTACTGCAAACGGAGAGTTGTTCCTTCGTTTGGAAACACTTGCAATTGTTGCAATGGGACTGTTTGCATTTGCATTCTCTACAGTGGGAGGAATTTTGCTTGGCAAATTGCTTTGTGTAGTTACAGGTGGAAAAATTAATCCATTGATTGGTTCGGCGGGGGTATCTGCAGTACCGATGGCAGCTCGTGTATCACAAGTAGAGGGAGCAAAAGCAAATCCAACAAACTTCCTGTTGATGCATGCAATGGGACCAAATGTTGCCGGAGTAATCGGATCAGCAGTAGCAGCCGGTTTCTTCCTGTTAATGTTCGGTTAG
- the gctA gene encoding glutaconate CoA-transferase subunit A, which yields MSKVYTLHDAIEKFVHSGDHISFGGFTTNRKPYAAVHEILRQGQKDFIVEAGPAGGDWDLLIGEGRVKAYINCYTANSGYTNVSRRFRKAVEKGEILMEDYSQDVVMLMLHAASLGLPYLPVRLMMGSGLTDMWGISKEQREAVEKLPDDKFVYVENPFKKGEKVVAVPVPEIDTAIIHVQKASPDGTCSIEGDEFHDIDIAIAAKHCIVTCEELVSNEEIRKNPAANSIPCFVVDAVVHAPKGAHPSQCYNYYDYDKDYFIAYDKASKTDEDFKAFVDEWVYGVKTHEEYLDKLGASRLINLINTPGLGYSENLNK from the coding sequence TTGAGTAAGGTATATACACTACATGATGCAATCGAAAAATTTGTACACAGTGGCGACCATATTTCATTTGGTGGTTTCACAACTAACAGAAAACCGTATGCTGCGGTACACGAAATTTTACGTCAAGGACAAAAAGATTTTATTGTTGAAGCAGGTCCTGCAGGTGGAGATTGGGACTTATTAATCGGAGAAGGAAGAGTAAAGGCATATATTAACTGCTACACAGCTAACTCCGGATATACAAATGTATCCAGAAGATTTAGAAAAGCAGTTGAAAAAGGTGAAATTCTTATGGAAGACTACTCTCAAGACGTTGTAATGTTAATGTTGCATGCTGCATCTCTGGGATTACCATATTTACCTGTTCGTTTAATGATGGGATCCGGTTTGACAGATATGTGGGGAATCAGCAAAGAACAGAGAGAAGCAGTTGAAAAATTGCCTGATGATAAATTTGTTTATGTAGAAAATCCATTCAAAAAGGGAGAAAAAGTAGTAGCTGTTCCGGTTCCTGAAATCGATACAGCAATTATTCACGTTCAAAAAGCATCTCCGGACGGTACATGTTCTATTGAAGGGGATGAATTCCATGATATTGATATTGCAATTGCTGCAAAACATTGTATTGTTACATGCGAAGAATTAGTAAGTAACGAAGAAATCAGAAAAAATCCTGCAGCTAACTCTATTCCATGCTTTGTAGTAGATGCAGTTGTTCATGCACCAAAGGGAGCGCACCCTTCTCAATGCTATAACTATTATGATTATGACAAAGATTATTTTATTGCATATGATAAAGCAAGTAAGACAGATGAAGACTTCAAAGCATTCGTTGATGAATGGGTATATGGAGTAAAAACTCATGAAGAATACTTGGATAAATTAGGTGCATCCCGTTTGATTAATTTGATAAATACTCCGGGACTTGGATATTCAGAAAACTTGAATAAGTAA
- a CDS encoding 2-hydroxyacyl-CoA dehydratase subunit D, producing MAKKVLEKIPGKKPRPIEGHKPAAAVLRGVVDMVYGKAWEAKKRGELVGWSSSKFPIELAKAFDLNVVYPENHAATTAAKKDGLRLCQAAEDMGYDNDICGYARISLAFAAGEPTDSRKMPQPDFLLCCNNICNMMTKWYENIARIHNIPLIMVDIPFSNTVDTPEEKVDYLIGQFDHAIKQLEELTGKKFDEKKFEDACARANRTAAAWLKSCNYMSYKPSPLSGFDLFNHMADIVAARCEEEAAIGFELLAQEFEQSIKEGTSTWEYPEEHRILFEGIPCWPGLRPLFEPLKNNGVNVTAVVYAPAFGFRYENIREMAAAYCKAPCSVCIETGVEWRETMAKENGISGALVNYNRSCKPWSGAMPEIERRWKEDLGIPVVHFDGDQADERNFSTEQYNTRVQGLVEIMDERKALRMENGEEVYTNFENTKETDWSKTTIE from the coding sequence ATGGCTAAGAAAGTATTAGAAAAAATTCCGGGAAAGAAACCAAGACCAATTGAAGGACATAAACCCGCTGCTGCTGTTTTAAGAGGGGTAGTAGATATGGTGTATGGAAAAGCTTGGGAAGCGAAGAAAAGAGGAGAACTGGTTGGTTGGAGTTCATCTAAATTCCCAATCGAATTGGCAAAAGCATTCGATTTGAATGTTGTATATCCTGAAAACCATGCAGCTACTACAGCAGCAAAAAAAGATGGATTGAGACTTTGTCAAGCAGCAGAAGATATGGGATATGACAATGATATTTGCGGATATGCAAGAATCAGTTTGGCGTTTGCTGCAGGAGAACCTACAGATTCTCGTAAAATGCCACAACCGGATTTCTTGCTTTGCTGTAACAACATTTGTAATATGATGACAAAATGGTATGAAAATATCGCTCGTATCCATAATATTCCGTTGATTATGGTAGATATTCCTTTTTCGAATACAGTGGATACACCGGAAGAAAAAGTGGATTACTTAATTGGCCAATTCGACCATGCAATCAAACAATTGGAAGAATTGACAGGTAAAAAATTTGATGAAAAGAAATTCGAGGATGCATGTGCCAGAGCAAACAGAACAGCTGCAGCATGGCTAAAATCTTGTAACTATATGTCATATAAACCATCTCCGTTAAGTGGTTTTGACTTATTCAATCACATGGCTGATATCGTGGCTGCTCGTTGTGAAGAAGAAGCTGCGATTGGTTTTGAATTACTTGCACAAGAATTTGAACAATCAATTAAAGAGGGTACTTCTACATGGGAATATCCTGAAGAACACAGAATCTTATTTGAAGGAATTCCATGTTGGCCGGGTCTTAGACCTTTGTTTGAACCATTGAAAAATAACGGTGTTAACGTAACTGCAGTTGTATATGCACCTGCATTTGGATTTAGATACGAAAATATTCGTGAAATGGCAGCGGCATACTGTAAAGCACCATGTTCTGTATGTATTGAAACCGGTGTTGAATGGCGTGAGACCATGGCAAAAGAAAACGGAATCAGCGGTGCATTAGTAAACTACAACCGTAGCTGTAAACCATGGAGTGGTGCAATGCCTGAAATTGAAAGAAGATGGAAAGAAGACTTAGGAATTCCTGTTGTTCACTTTGACGGAGACCAAGCAGACGAAAGAAACTTCTCTACGGAACAATACAATACAAGAGTACAAGGTTTAGTAGAGATTATGGACGAAAGAAAAGCATTACGTATGGAAAATGGTGAAGAAGTTTATACAAACTTTGAAAACACAAAAGAAACTGACTGGTCAAAAACGACAATTGAATAG